Below is a genomic region from uncultured Methanobrevibacter sp..
CGTTTCATATTAATATTTATTCTCCATTTTGCTATATATAATTATATATTGCTTATTTTTTCTAATCGATGTGAAATTTCAAGTGTAAATCTTAATACAGAATAATTAGACAATTTTAATAGATTATAAGTAAAAATAGAAATAAAAATAAATTTTTAAAAAATTTTTGCAAAAATCAAATAGGATTTCTACAAAGCCAAAATTTCTTTAAAATAAGATTATCTGTTGAATTCATATGAATATTGGAATAGTATAAATAGTATATTGTATAAAAATAAAGTCATAATAGTTTTTTTGTATAAATTAAAAAATAACGAGGTTCACTTGTGAATATAAAAAAGAAAGTATTGATATTCAGTTTTATATTGCTGTTTGTATCAATAATAGGCGTAAGTGCAAATGCAACTACTCATGATACACATGACATTCAAAGCATTTTAGAAGAATATGACGATTCCGAATTGACAGGATGCTGCTCTGTAGCATTGCAGCTTGAAGGAAACAACAGTATGTTCGCATTCAGAAGAGATGCAGGAAATGCTGCTGAAATATTCATAGAAAAAGTTGATGATTGGCATGGAAAACAAGCAGTTAAACAATATAAGACTGATGCAGGTTATTTCTGCCAGGTTATTATAACTAATGACGGTTGGGTAATCGGATATGGTGGAATAGACGACGGTGTAGACAATGAAAGAATTGAAAACATCACAGGATCAATGATGACCAATAATACTACCGCATTTGAAAACGGTCTTGCACAGGTTCAAAGTATCAAAGCAGCCTATGGATTAGGTCACCTGGTAATGAAAGCACCTAACGGAACTTATGGTATTGCAACTGCAACAGGCCATCAAACAGGTAAATTAGGCCCAGGTGAATACATTTCACTTCCAAATAAAATAGGTTTCATGAGAACAGGTAATATTGCCCTTAACACAAGCGATAAAGTTGCAGCAATGGCTAATCTTGCAATCTCTGACGGTTTTGGACTTACAAGAAGAGACGTAACTACATTCAACTTCCAGTGTGTAAATGAAACTACAAATGTAACCGATGCATATATCTCAAATGATGACGGATCAATGTGGGGCATGAGTACAGGCGGTTTAAGCGACAATGTAAATTTCACAGGAAAATACTTTAAAGCAGAAGATATTCCTATTGCTCCTAAATATACTCATATGGGCAATGTAACATTCACCAAAGACACTTCAGCAGGCCATACAAATATAGGCAATGCAAGTTTTGTTGACTATCAATTCTCAATGTTCAATTTAAAAATCATTGTTGTAATCATTGGATTTATTGCATTCATTTCGTATCATATTGTCAGAGCACTCAGATACTCAAAACGTTGAATTTAAAACTTCACTGGCTTACGCCGGTGATTTAACTTATTTTTTTTAAAAACCTAACAATATTTTAATTCCAATTAATATTAGAATCACACCACCAAGAATCTGGAATTTGTCACCTACATAGTTTCCTATCTTTTTGCCGATGAAAATACCTGCTATACTGAATGCAAATGCAACGATACCTATAATCGCAGATGATATTAAAATAGGATCATTTAAAAGTGCAATGGTTATTCCAACTGCAAAAGCATCAATACTTGTGGCAACTGCAAGCAATGTCACTTCCTTGAATGAAAAATTGTCTGTTATTTCCTCATCATCAGATGACAGGCTTTCACGAATCATATTCAATCCGATTGCAAGAAGCAGTATAAATCCGATTATCGGAGCAAGTGAGGTTACCACAGATGCAATTATATTGCCGCAAAGGTATCCTAAAATAGGCATTGCTGCCTGAAAACCCCCAAAAAACAGACCATAATATAAAATCTGTGAGTTTGTAAGATTCTTTTGGGTAAAACCTTTTGTCATAGATACACTAAATGCATCCATTGCAAGAGCAACTGCTATTAAAAAAGTGGATACAAAACTAAACATTAACTAATGTTTTGTAAACTAATTTATATAAAACTAATTAATTATGCCGGTTGAGAAATATAATAATAATATATTGAATGTTACATAATATAATTAAGTTCCAGTATTTTCTTATTTTAAACAGCCTATTGGAATGACTTTCACTCCATCTTTCCTTGTTTTTGCAAATTTTCCTCCGGTTATTACTGCTAAAAATTTTGGCTCTTTGATATATAAATCAGTTTCTGAAATTTTCTTTTTAATGAGGCTATCTAATTTTAATAAGTTTTTTGCTCCTTTTTCGATTTTTGTACTTCCTAATTTAAATTCTATTAATGCATAATCTTCATTTTTTAAAGTTAATACACAATCACATTCCAAGCCGTAACGATCCCTATAGTAGAATACTTGCCCTCCCATGGATAAAGTGTATGCGGATAAATCTCTCATGCATAAGTTTTCAAATATATGTCCAAAAGTATCTAGGTCGAACAGTAATCCATTAGGGTCTAAATTTAACAGAGCTGTTGCTATTGATGGATCAATAAATTCTCGTTTATCGGTGGATTTTATTGCCGATTTTGACCTTATATTCGGATTCCAAGCAGGAATATTAACTGTGACAAATAATTGGGATAATGCTTTTAGGTAATCATCCAATGTGGAGTAAGCCATGTCGGGATAATTTCCTCTAACATCTTTTAAAATGGTTTGTTTTGTTGCTTCTGTGGAATTGTTTCGCGCATATGACCTTAATATTTTTTTAGCTCGGTTTGGATCTCTTTTAACTCTATCAACAGTAGATATATCTGATTTACAAATATTATCCACATAATTTTCAGCAACAAACAATTGTGCTTCTCTATCTGTTTGTATGATGCTTTCTGGCCATCCTCCTCTACACGTTGCAAATGCCAAATCTTCAATTGTTAAATCTGATTCAATTCCATCAATATCCATATCGGGATTTTTGAATAATTCTAAAATGGATATTTTACCGTTAGATTCCTTGCTTTCATATAGACTCATAGGAAGCATTGTCATTCTGTTTATTCTTCCGGTTCCAGTATGCATAATTTCATCATTGTTAATGCTTGTTGAGCCTGTTAGAATAAATTGTCCGTATCCAGGAGTATTGTCTATTTTTGTTCTCACAGCATCCCACAATATTGGTGCGACCTGCCATTCGTCAATTAATCGAGGTTTTTCACCTTCTAATAATTTTGAAGGCATTATTTCAGCTAATTCTAAATAGTTCTGCCTATTGTCTGGGTCCTGTAATTGTAAAATGCTTTTGGCATGCTGTTTTGCAGTTGTTGTTTTTCCACACCATTTTGGACCTTCAATAACAATTGCACCCACCATTTTAAGTCTTTTTTCAATTGTTTCATCAATTATTCTTTTATAATATAATTCTGGCATGTTTTGTCTACCTCATTAAACTATATTTTTGTGCTTTTTTATACTATAAATTTGTGCTTTTTTATACTATAAATTTGTGCTTTTTTATACTATATTTTTGTGGTTTTTTATACTATAAATTTGTGCTTTTTTATACTATATTTTTGTGGTTTTTTATACTATAAATTTGTGCTTTTTAATCATTTTCAATTCAATCATAGAGGATTATCTGGTTTTTAATATCACTAATCTGTGTTGTTTGAGGGCAATATCATGTTTCTAATAATTAACATGAGTGATGTGATGTTTGTTGAAACATATTGTTTAAAATATATATAATATTGAGTCAAATATTATAATAGTGTAATGACTAAAACTACATTAATTTTGTATATAGAGGCAATATGTTAAATAAGTTATTTAAGATGGAAAAATATAACACGGATATTAAAACTGAAATTCTTGCCGGGATAACAACATTTATGGCAATGTCCTATATTTTAGGTGTAAATCCGGGAATGTTATCTAAAACAGGAATGCCTATTGAAAGTGTATTTATAGCAACTGCTTTGGCTTCAGGTATTGCGTCTATAATAATGGGTCTTTTATCTAATTATCCTGTGGCTGTTGCTCCTGGAATGGGATTAAATGCACTATTTACCTACACTATAGTTCTTGATATGGGTTTATCCTGGAAAGCGGCACTTGCTGCAGTATTTTTATCAAGCATACTATTTTTAATTATCACTGTCAGCGGATTAAGGGAAGCAATATTAAATGAATTTCCAAAGGACTTGAAATTAGCTATCGGAGCAGGAATTGGATTTTTCCTGGCTTTTCTAGGAGTTGTAAATGCAGGAATTATTGTATCTAATCCCATGAACATTGTTTCATTAGGTAATATTTCATCTCCACCTGTATTTCTTGCAACAATAGGTATTATAATCACATTAATTCTATTCATAAAAAAAGTCCCTTTCGCAGTTTTTTTAGGTTTGCTTATAACAGCATTCATTGGAGTAATATTTACATTAATCGGTTTTACTGTCCCTGATGTGGCTCTTCCAACTATTCCAAAAACATTCATCTCATTTAATTTGGATTTCAGTGTTTTTGGAGGATTCGTGCAGGGATTTGGAGAACTCTTTGAAAACATTCCAAGATGTGCAATAATATTGTTCTCATTACTCTTCGTTGTATTTTTTGATACAACAGGAACTTTAATTCCACTTGCAAAGCAATGCGGATATGAAAACGAAGACGGAACAACCGAAGGAATTAACAGGGCATTTTTAGGTGATGCAATTGGAGGTATCATTGGTGCTGTTTTTGGTTCAAGTACCGTATCTGCTTATGTTGAAAATGCAACAGGTATTGAGCTTGGTGGAAGAACAGGCATTACTGCAATTGTAACCGGAATTCTATTTATCTTTTCAGTCTTTATGTCACCTACAGTATTATCATTATTCACTTCATCAGTTACAGCTGCCGCATTAGTCATAGTAGGTATAATAATGTTTTCTGAAATAAAAGACATTGACTGGGATAACATTTCAATCCTTTCATCTGTATTCATAACAATAATCATGATGACATTTACGAATTCAATTTCTCTGGGTATTGCATTTGGCTTTAACACATATGTCATCACAACCATTGCATTAGGCAAATATAAAGAATTGACTCCATTAGTATGGGTGACTTTTATTATATTTGTAATTTACTTATTTATTCGATTATAGGATTTTACCAATAATCCTTCTTTTTTTGTTAACATTTATATATGACAACCATTAAATATAACTACAATAATTGTAAAGTTTAATTTACAATTATTTGAGGTGAAAATATGAATAAAAATAGAATATTTGCAATTTTTATTCTTTTTGCACTTCTTATAACATGTGCTGGTGTTAGTTTTGCATCAAGCGACATCGATGATTATTCCATGACTGATGATTTCGATGATAATTCAATTGATGATGATCTTGAAATATCAGATGATGACCTAGATGATGAAGACTGGGAAGACTACGACGACGAAGACGACCTAGACGATGAAGACTGGGAAGACTACGACGACGAAGACGACCTAGACGATGAAGACTGGGAANNNNNNNNNNNNNNNNNNNNNNNNNNNNNNNNNNNNNNNNNNTGAAGACTGGGAAGACTACGACGACGAAGACGACCTAGACGATGAAGACTGGGAAGACTACGACGACGAAGACGACCTAGACGATGAAGACTGGGAAGATTGGGATGATGAAGACTGGTTGTACTACTATGATAATTTAGACTTCCTTAAAAATGGAGGATATTATCCAGCTGATTATCCTTATGATGGAAATGACACTAACGGCACTTGGAAACATTATTATGTATACAAATGTGGATATGCTACTTCATCTTCATATAAATATCATAAATATAATGAAACTGATAACGCAACTGATGATGAAGACTACAATTCTACTGAAGAAGTTTATGAAATAATGTATCATGATGCAATGGTTTTAGGTGCTTCATTCATGCCAACCTGCATGTTAGGTGCGGCCTCATATGCTCCTGCTCAAAATTATGATTTCCCAATTGAAACCGGGGATTATGATTTTAATGATTATCAAAGTGTCGGTGATGAGCAAAATACCAGTGAATCTAATGAAAAACATGATGTAAGCAAAAATATTGAATTAGACAATAATTCTGAAAACAATATTCTTGCATTATTATTAGTGTTGATTGTTAGTTTTCTAATGTTATTATAAGAAGTTAAATTAGGAAATAACTTTTCCTAACTCTTTTTTTATTTTTTTTACACATCAAACTATAAAAATAATTTTTGCAATAATTTTTATATCTTAAAAACTATTATAAAATATGAAAGATTTATTTGATTATGTTGATTTCGGTGATTTAAAACTAAACAGCAGAATAGTAAGAACAGGTCTGTGGGAATCCCAAAGGGAAAGTGCAGGCAATTTAACACCTGAGATATATAACCGTTATGAAAATATCGCTGCAAGCGGTGTCGGTTTAATCATTACTGAACTGTTTTCCCTTTATCAAAAGGATGTTTTTTCAAAATATTCTCTTACAATGGATTATCCTCAGTTTGTAAGGGAAGCAAAGGATTTGACTGACCTTGTTCATGTATATGACGTTCCTGTTTTTGCACAGTTGGGATTTGTCCAGTTCAATAAAAAGACAGAACAGAACATCAGAATTGAAGATGTTTCAGTTGAAGACATAAGAAAGATTCAGACTGATTATATTATAGCTGCCAAAAAAATAGCATACGGCGGTTTTGACGGAATCCAACTTGCTTTGGGTAACTATTACTTTTTGTCAAGATTTATTAGTCCATACTTTAACAAAAGGGAAGATAAATTTGGTGGAGATACCTACGGCCGCCTGAAGATTGTCCTGCAGATTATTAAACTTATTAAAGATACTACTGATTTGCACATTAACTGCAGATTAAATGCATTTGACATCCAAAA
It encodes:
- a CDS encoding NCS2 family permease yields the protein MLNKLFKMEKYNTDIKTEILAGITTFMAMSYILGVNPGMLSKTGMPIESVFIATALASGIASIIMGLLSNYPVAVAPGMGLNALFTYTIVLDMGLSWKAALAAVFLSSILFLIITVSGLREAILNEFPKDLKLAIGAGIGFFLAFLGVVNAGIIVSNPMNIVSLGNISSPPVFLATIGIIITLILFIKKVPFAVFLGLLITAFIGVIFTLIGFTVPDVALPTIPKTFISFNLDFSVFGGFVQGFGELFENIPRCAIILFSLLFVVFFDTTGTLIPLAKQCGYENEDGTTEGINRAFLGDAIGGIIGAVFGSSTVSAYVENATGIELGGRTGITAIVTGILFIFSVFMSPTVLSLFTSSVTAAALVIVGIIMFSEIKDIDWDNISILSSVFITIIMMTFTNSISLGIAFGFNTYVITTIALGKYKELTPLVWVTFIIFVIYLFIRL
- a CDS encoding tRNA-dihydrouridine synthase, which codes for MKDLFDYVDFGDLKLNSRIVRTGLWESQRESAGNLTPEIYNRYENIAASGVGLIITELFSLYQKDVFSKYSLTMDYPQFVREAKDLTDLVHVYDVPVFAQLGFVQFNKKTEQNIRIEDVSVEDIRKIQTDYIIAAKKIAYGGFDGIQLALGNYYFLSRFISPYFNKREDKFGGDTYGRLKIVLQIIKLIKDTTDLHINCRLNAFDIQKGGMTLDETIEIAKLLEENGADSLQITRPRSPQYFSRENYEKSLLASACNDIIDNVDIPVIMGGGVKTQKQINNVLNRTKVDFISMQRPFVADPSFLVDWQLEGDGETICKTCNNCYWKKTATCFINRTPQLNVR
- a CDS encoding manganese efflux pump MntP family protein: MFSFVSTFLIAVALAMDAFSVSMTKGFTQKNLTNSQILYYGLFFGGFQAAMPILGYLCGNIIASVVTSLAPIIGFILLLAIGLNMIRESLSSDDEEITDNFSFKEVTLLAVATSIDAFAVGITIALLNDPILISSAIIGIVAFAFSIAGIFIGKKIGNYVGDKFQILGGVILILIGIKILLGF
- a CDS encoding ATP-binding protein, with the protein product MPELYYKRIIDETIEKRLKMVGAIVIEGPKWCGKTTTAKQHAKSILQLQDPDNRQNYLELAEIMPSKLLEGEKPRLIDEWQVAPILWDAVRTKIDNTPGYGQFILTGSTSINNDEIMHTGTGRINRMTMLPMSLYESKESNGKISILELFKNPDMDIDGIESDLTIEDLAFATCRGGWPESIIQTDREAQLFVAENYVDNICKSDISTVDRVKRDPNRAKKILRSYARNNSTEATKQTILKDVRGNYPDMAYSTLDDYLKALSQLFVTVNIPAWNPNIRSKSAIKSTDKREFIDPSIATALLNLDPNGLLFDLDTFGHIFENLCMRDLSAYTLSMGGQVFYYRDRYGLECDCVLTLKNEDYALIEFKLGSTKIEKGAKNLLKLDSLIKKKISETDLYIKEPKFLAVITGGKFAKTRKDGVKVIPIGCLK